CGAGTTCCTTCAGCGGACCCTGCAGGCGAACCTGGTCTGGGGTCACGGTGAAGTTCTGTTCCTTCAAAGCAGCCACGATTTCAACCTGACCGACGCTACCATACAGGTGACCTTCGTCGTTAGCGTTGGCTTCGATGGTAACGCTCTGACGGTTCAACAGATCAGCGATTGCACGCAGACCAGCCAAACGCGACTTTTCGATCTCGGCCAGCTTGGCCTTGTGCTTTTCAACCATCCGCTTGTGGTGGGCGGTTGCGACGGTAGCCAACCCCTGAGGAATCAGGTAGTTGTTGGCGTAACCGGGTCGAACTTCGACGACGTCGCCTGGCTTACCGAGGTGATCCACCGATTGGATCAACAACAGTTCGATACCGCCGTGCTTGCCTTTGGGCAAACGCTTCCAGGGACGTGCTTGGTGCTTTTCAGATCGAGTTGGCATGGTCTTACTATTTCCAATAATAGCCAGTGGTTTGGCGATCTTGTTTTGAATGTCTCGGTGACGTCGACAAGGGTCGACCGCCAGCCACTAAAACGGGATGTCGTCGTCGGCTGCCCCTTGCGAACCACGTCCGCCAAAGCTGCCGTCGTCGTAGGAATCGTAGTCACTGGAACCACCCTGGTTGTAACCGCCACCACCTTGTGGCTGCGATTGACGCTGAGGAGGTCGCGATCCACCGCGGTTTCCACCGCCGCCACTTCCACCTTCGCGTCCGCCGAGCATTTGCATCTTCTCGCCGACAACACGAAGCTTGGACCGCTTCTGACCGTCTGTTTCCCACGTGTCGAGCTTGAGCCGTCCTTCAATCAACACGGACGAACCCTTGCTCAAATACTCGCTGGCGATTTCCGCGGTGCGTCCCCACAGGGTCACATCCACAAAGGTCGTTTCATCGACCCATTCGCCACTCTGATTCTTTCGTCGATCGTTGACCGCCAAGCCTAGCTCGGTAACGGCCATTCCCCCGTTGGAAACGTAGCGAACTTCAATGTCGCGTGTCAGGTTCCCGACCAGAATAACTCGGTTGAAACTTGCCATCGTGACGCTCCTTCAGGGATATCAAAATCGACTAAGTCTTGAACGCAGACTACTGACGACGAACTAGTCGGCAGCTTCGACTGCTTCTTCTTCATCTTCCGACGATACTTCTTCGTCGTCGTCCGAACCGGTGTCATCCGAATCGTCATCGCCGGCGAACTCGTGTCCTTCAGCGTGTGCGATCAGCATATCGACCAGGCGCGGATCCTGCTTGATGAAGAGGAAACGCAGAATGTCATCGCTAATGTTACATGCGTAGTTCAACTCTTCCATCTTGGTGCTTTCCAAGCGGAAGTAGGTCAGCCAGTAAGTACCACGGCGGTGCCCGTCGATCGGGTACGCCAGGCGTTGTTCCGCCCACATGCGGCTGACCAGGATTTCGCCACCCATTTTTTCGACCAGGGCGTTGATTTTTCCGGAGACCCCACTGGGATCCTTTCCATAACGATTGGAGTCCAGAATGAACATCCCCTCATAAACGTAAGCCGCCAAGGTTTCTACTCCTCGAATGTCGACGTCAAAATGATCGGTGAGTGGCTGGCCGCAACTTGCTGGGCCGATAAGCCAACCACATGATTAATTGATTTGTTACCCGTTGTACTGATTCATCGTGTGCACCAGTCCGTGAACGGCCCAGTCTTCTACGACTGAAGCTGCTCGCTCGATGCACACGTCCATCTCCGGCTTTTCGGCCTTGGCAAAGTTGCTCAAGACATAGCCAGCGATGTCCGCTCCTTCCCGAGGAGGTCCGATACCGACACGCAGTCGAGGAACCTCATCCGAGCCAAGCTTCTGAATCACATCAGCCAACCCGTTCTGCCCGCCTGCCGATCCCTTCCCTTTAAGCCGTAACTTGGCCAGAGGAAGATTGAAATCATCGCAGACGATCAAAACGTCTTCCAGCGTCAATTTATAAAAATCGAGCGCCGGTCGTACACTGTTTCCACTTTTGTTCATGAAGGTATGCGGCCAAAGCAACATAAGCTTCTCGCCTCGCACCCCCACCTCGGTCAACTGACCGTTGAACTTCGACTTGGGCTGGGCTGCCGTATATCTTCGCGACAACGTCTCCAGCACGTCAAAGCCCACATTGTGCCGCGTGCCGTCGTACTTCTTACCTGGATTTCCGAGCCCGACAACGAGTTTCATCACATCCAGTCAGCACAACACACGAGGTCATCCGACGCCTTATTTACCGGCGCGGTAGAAGTCGACGTGGAGAACTTCGGTACCGAAAGTGTCCCATTGGACCTCTCGCATCACGACGCTCTCGGACACGTCCCCTTCCAGGGTAATGTCTTTAACACCATGGCGAACAATCGCATCGAATTGCTCGGCACATAGTTCCAAATGCACGACGTCTTTGCCTTCACCGTACAAAACGGCGGGAATCTTCCCGTCGCGACGCAGGTTGCGATTGGCAATCTTGCCGGTCTTTTCTCGCTTCGTGGCTTTGAGTGTTTCGGCCATGAAAACTTGTTCCGCAGTCTGTAAGTGTTGTCTAAGGGCGACCGGGCAAATGGTGTGTCTGGTCGGCTGTTATGAATTAAAAGCGATCCGGCGAAGAAGCGAATGCTCCCTAGGGACCAACTTCGTAATTTTGGAAACTGGTTATTTTGCCAAACTATCTGCAGTTGGCAAGTCCAAACCAGGGCCTTGGCGGTGATTTCATGCCAAGTGAGCTCGTAGCCATGGCGACCAGGGGTACCCAGGCGATCCTCAGCCCTACCAATGGTTACCATGCCAACCCTTGCGGCACATGCCTTAAAGCAAGTATCAAGTACAAGTTAGGCACACCTATCAGCCAATCGACAAAGTTTGCCACGCAGAGCATCACCGCCGGCAAGCCGAAGCATCCCGGGGGATTGCTAATCTGTTTTCTTTAAGAACAATTGAACTGAGCCTCTACCTGCCCCCTGATCGCATTCCCTGAAAACGGAAATCCATGGCCAAATCGACCCGCAGTAAAGTCATCGAGTACGTCGAACCAATCGGTGCCCGAGTTCTTGTTCGCAAGGACGAACCCAAACGGACCACCAAAGGAGGCATTGCTCTCCCGGATCAAGCCGAGATCCCGACGATCACCGGGCGAATCGTGGCCATTTCCACGCAAATCGAAAACGACGAAGACTTCCCCCTTCGCCAATACGACAAAATTCTCTTCCACCCGAAGGAAGCGATCCCTGTCGATTTCGAGACCGACAACCAGCTGTTTGTCGTCCCGGTCGAGGACGTCGTGGCCGTGTTTCGCCGTGAAACCGGTGGCAAAGCCCCTAAAGAAGACTAGGCAATGCTCTCGCGGAACAGCGCACTAATCGACTCGTCGTTATGAATCCGCTTGATCGCCTCACCTAGAAGGGGGGCAACTGATAGCACACGCATATTGGTGAGCAGGTCCTGCGATTTCTGTGGAATGGTGTCGGTCAGAATCAGTTCTTTGATAGGCGCGGCCTGCAAGTAAGCGACGGCTGGCCCACACAGAACACCGTGCGTGGCGGCAATGTAAATCTCTTTCGCACCGGCCTTGTGAACCTCTTTGGCCGCGCCGCAGATCGAGCCGGCGGTACTGATCATGTCGTCGAAGATGATCGCCGTCTTGCCTTGTACGGGCCCACCAATAATGTTCTTCGAGGTGGTCTCGCTGGCGCTGGTTCGCCGCTTGTCGACGATTGCCAACTTCCCATCCAAACGACGATTGTGGTTTACGGCGCGTTTAATGCTGCCGGCATCAGGGCTGACAACGCATAAATCTTCAGTCGGAATACCTAAGCCCAGGAAGTAATGATTCAGCACCGGCGAAGCATTCAAGTGATCGACCGGAACGTTGAAAAAGCCCTGGATCTGAGCGGCATGCAGGTCCATCGTCAGCACACGATCGGCACCGGCACTGGTGATCAGATCGGCGACCAGCTTGGCTGTAATCGGGACGCGTCCTTCGTCTTTGCGGTCCTGGCGTGCGTAGCCGTAGTAAGGAATAACCGCTGTGATTCTCTCGGCACTGGCACGCCGACAACTGTCGATCATGACCAGCAATTCCATGAGATTATTGTTCACCGGGGGACAGGTCGGCTGCACGAGAAACACATCCCGACCGCGGACATCCTCCTCGATCTTGCATTGGATTTCGCCGTCTGGAAACTCGCCCAGGGTAACGCGTCCCAGTTTCAAGTGCAGGAAGTTGCAGACATCTTCCGCAAGCTTGGGATTGGCGCGACCGCTGAAGATTTTGATCTCACGCATGACGTAAACTGGGTAACCGGCTGAGAGTTGTCGATAAAGGTGCTACAAACCAAGAAAGGGGCAGGTGCCCCTCAAACCGCTTCCGTCAGGACTTATTGTAACCAATTTCCGCCATCACACGCTCCACCTCCGCTAATTGCTCGCGAGAGTTGATGCTGTACGCCTCGCATGCCTTCAGGACGGGTAGTGCGTCCACTTTGTCTCCCAGCCCCTTGAGAATCTTGGGGCAATCGGTGAGATAGTATTCTCCCTGGGCGTTATTACTCGTAAGCCGAGCAAGCGCCTCGACCAGTCGCGGAGCCTGGAACACGTAGGTGCTCATGTTGACTTCAGTGATACTACGCTGCTGGGGCGTAGCGTCTTTTTCTTCGACGATCCCCTCAAAAATGCCGGAATCATCACGAACAATGCGACCCAGGCCGGTGGGATCGTCTCGCTTGAGCGTCCCCAACAGACAAGCATGGCCATCGGCCTCGAAGGCCTCGAACAACTCTCCAAGGGAGGAAGCCTGGACCAGCGGCGAGTCTCCCGCCAACACAACGACACTGCCGTCGGTAGATTTCAACTCATCCAGACACATCTGTACGGCGTGCCCAGTCCCCAACTGTTCCTTTTGCTCGACGAAAACAACATCGTCGTGCGACGCAAGAGCCTGCTGAACGTCTTCGGCTCGATATCCGACGACGCAAATGATCTTCTCGACCCCGACTTCGCGCAGCGCGTTCAGGACATACTCGATCATCGGACGCCCTAAAACTGGAAACAGCACCTTGGGCATCTCCGACTGCATTCTGGTCCCTTTACCAGCAGCCAGAACAACTGCAATCCGCTTTCCCATGTCGCCTACTCGCTTCGAGCTCATAGCATTTATGACCAATGGACAGGGCAGAGATCCGTCCGCAAACGGTGGCATCTTGGCATTTTTTGGTCCGGAGTTCCAGAGGCACAAACCCCCTCCACAAAAAACGAATCGACCGGAACCTATTTAAACGTCAAGACTTAGGAATCCAACAAGAAAATTTAACGATCGTAACGGTTCCTCGGGCTACTACCCACCTGAGTCATTTGTCAGCGGAATTAAATTGGGCGTCTGGAATTTGCTTTCAACCCGAAAGTTGAATACCATAACGTGCGGAACAGACAAGTCTTATCCCCCGCATTCTTACCCAGACGGAAGAGGTGCCCTGGTCGCTGCTGGACGGTTAGGGCCCAGGAAGATTTTATGGCTGATCTTACCGCTGAAGAATTTGCGCAGCGCGTTATCGACTTTAACCTTCTCGAACACCGCCAGGTCGAACAGGTCTGGAGTGAATTAGGAACCCGGGAAGTATCGCTCGGCGAATTCCAAAATCTGATGCTCCGCAAAGAGCTGTTGACCAATTACCAGGTCGAACGCGTCGTCAAAGGTCTGCGAACAGGCTATTTCTACGGTGACTACAAGGTTCTGTACATGATCGGTACCGGGACCTTCGCCCGCGTTTTCCGCACGGTCCACAAAGACACCGGCAAAGTGGTCGCCGCCAAGGTGTTGCGGCGGCGCTTCAGCGAAGACCCCAAGCGTGCCTCGCAGTTCATGACCGAAGGCGAACTCGGTAAGGGTCTGCGACACCCGAACATTTGCCCGATCTACGAGGTGCACTCGGAAACGTCGATGCACCAGCACGGTACCAGCTACTTCCTGATTATTGAGTTCATCGAGGGCCAAAACCTGCGCGACCTGCTGCGAATTCGGGGAAAATTCAGCCCGAAAGAAGCCACGCAGCTGATGATCGATATCACCTCGGGGCTGGCCTACGCTGCCGAACGTGGCCTGACCCACCGCGACTTGAAGACCTCGAACGTGCTTATCTCGTCGCGTGGCCGTGCCAAGCTGGTCGACTTTGGTTTGGCCGCATTTGCCGAACAAGTCAGCGAAGATGGCCAGGCATCGAACCCGCGAACGGTCGACTATGCCGGTCTCGAAATCGCGACCAATGCTCCTCGGGACGACCCTCGCAGCGACATCTACTTCGCCGGAGCGATTTACTACCACATGCTTACCGGCGTGCTTCCTCTGTACGAAACGCGCGATCGGCAGAAGCGTCTGGCCGCCAGCCGTTACCTGAACATCGAGCCCATCGCCAAGGTCGCTCCCGACCTGCCGCGTTCGGTGGCTTCGGTTTGTTTGAAGGCGATGGAAACGAATCCAGATCGACGCTATCAAACGAACGGCCAAATGCTCATGGACCTGAAAATGGCCGCCAAACGGCTGGAACTCGGCGACGATTCCACCGCTGGTGAGATCCGTGGAAAGCTTGAAGCTCAGAACGAGGCCCGGATTGCCAAGCAGTTTGAAGGCTACAACAAGACGATCATGATCGTCGAATCGAACATGGACATGCAGAATATCCTGCGTGATCGCCTAAAGAAGTACGGCTACCGCGTCCTGGTCATCAGCGATCCCCAGCGAGCGCTGAGCCGTTTCGCCGAAGATACCTCACCGGCCGATATCATCGTGTTCAGCGCGATCGATATGGGCCAGGCTGCCTTGGAAGGCTTCAACCAGTTTGCCGAAGACATCCACACCAAGGATAAACCGGCGATTTTGATCGTTAAGGAACGCCAGACAGCGATCCGTGAAGCCGCCCAAATGGGCGAAAACCGGGCTATCATGACGATGCCGGTCAAAGTTCGCGAACTTCGAAAGTTGATTCACGAACTGCTGAAAGACCCGCTCGATCCTGAAGAAGCGGATGCCGAGACCGAAGCAGCCCAGTAATTCAGGGCTACTTCGCAGGCTTGGGAATCGCGACCCCCATGTCCTTCAGCATCATCTTCATGTCTTCCCAAACATCCTTCTTTGCCGAAGGGTTCCGCAGCAAATACGCCGGGTGGTACGTCACAACCACCTTGCTGCCACGGTATGGATGAAACTGGCCGCGTAG
This genomic stretch from Blastopirellula marina harbors:
- a CDS encoding protein kinase domain-containing protein codes for the protein MADLTAEEFAQRVIDFNLLEHRQVEQVWSELGTREVSLGEFQNLMLRKELLTNYQVERVVKGLRTGYFYGDYKVLYMIGTGTFARVFRTVHKDTGKVVAAKVLRRRFSEDPKRASQFMTEGELGKGLRHPNICPIYEVHSETSMHQHGTSYFLIIEFIEGQNLRDLLRIRGKFSPKEATQLMIDITSGLAYAAERGLTHRDLKTSNVLISSRGRAKLVDFGLAAFAEQVSEDGQASNPRTVDYAGLEIATNAPRDDPRSDIYFAGAIYYHMLTGVLPLYETRDRQKRLAASRYLNIEPIAKVAPDLPRSVASVCLKAMETNPDRRYQTNGQMLMDLKMAAKRLELGDDSTAGEIRGKLEAQNEARIAKQFEGYNKTIMIVESNMDMQNILRDRLKKYGYRVLVISDPQRALSRFAEDTSPADIIVFSAIDMGQAALEGFNQFAEDIHTKDKPAILIVKERQTAIREAAQMGENRAIMTMPVKVRELRKLIHELLKDPLDPEEADAETEAAQ
- the rplI gene encoding 50S ribosomal protein L9, which codes for MPTRSEKHQARPWKRLPKGKHGGIELLLIQSVDHLGKPGDVVEVRPGYANNYLIPQGLATVATAHHKRMVEKHKAKLAEIEKSRLAGLRAIADLLNRQSVTIEANANDEGHLYGSVGQVEIVAALKEQNFTVTPDQVRLQGPLKELGLYTVKIHLHAEIESELKVWVVPTVTGD
- a CDS encoding ribose-phosphate diphosphokinase, which produces MKIFSGRANPKLAEDVCNFLHLKLGRVTLGEFPDGEIQCKIEEDVRGRDVFLVQPTCPPVNNNLMELLVMIDSCRRASAERITAVIPYYGYARQDRKDEGRVPITAKLVADLITSAGADRVLTMDLHAAQIQGFFNVPVDHLNASPVLNHYFLGLGIPTEDLCVVSPDAGSIKRAVNHNRRLDGKLAIVDKRRTSASETTSKNIIGGPVQGKTAIIFDDMISTAGSICGAAKEVHKAGAKEIYIAATHGVLCGPAVAYLQAAPIKELILTDTIPQKSQDLLTNMRVLSVAPLLGEAIKRIHNDESISALFRESIA
- the ssb gene encoding single-stranded DNA-binding protein — its product is MASFNRVILVGNLTRDIEVRYVSNGGMAVTELGLAVNDRRKNQSGEWVDETTFVDVTLWGRTAEIASEYLSKGSSVLIEGRLKLDTWETDGQKRSKLRVVGEKMQMLGGREGGSGGGGNRGGSRPPQRQSQPQGGGGYNQGGSSDYDSYDDGSFGGRGSQGAADDDIPF
- a CDS encoding sugar phosphate nucleotidyltransferase, with protein sequence MGKRIAVVLAAGKGTRMQSEMPKVLFPVLGRPMIEYVLNALREVGVEKIICVVGYRAEDVQQALASHDDVVFVEQKEQLGTGHAVQMCLDELKSTDGSVVVLAGDSPLVQASSLGELFEAFEADGHACLLGTLKRDDPTGLGRIVRDDSGIFEGIVEEKDATPQQRSITEVNMSTYVFQAPRLVEALARLTSNNAQGEYYLTDCPKILKGLGDKVDALPVLKACEAYSINSREQLAEVERVMAEIGYNKS
- the rpsF gene encoding 30S ribosomal protein S6; translated protein: MAAYVYEGMFILDSNRYGKDPSGVSGKINALVEKMGGEILVSRMWAEQRLAYPIDGHRRGTYWLTYFRLESTKMEELNYACNISDDILRFLFIKQDPRLVDMLIAHAEGHEFAGDDDSDDTGSDDDEEVSSEDEEEAVEAAD
- the pth gene encoding aminoacyl-tRNA hydrolase, translated to MKLVVGLGNPGKKYDGTRHNVGFDVLETLSRRYTAAQPKSKFNGQLTEVGVRGEKLMLLWPHTFMNKSGNSVRPALDFYKLTLEDVLIVCDDFNLPLAKLRLKGKGSAGGQNGLADVIQKLGSDEVPRLRVGIGPPREGADIAGYVLSNFAKAEKPEMDVCIERAASVVEDWAVHGLVHTMNQYNG
- a CDS encoding co-chaperone GroES; this translates as MAKSTRSKVIEYVEPIGARVLVRKDEPKRTTKGGIALPDQAEIPTITGRIVAISTQIENDEDFPLRQYDKILFHPKEAIPVDFETDNQLFVVPVEDVVAVFRRETGGKAPKED